A region of the Tepidisphaeraceae bacterium genome:
GCACTGCAGCACGTAGGCGCGGTCCGCGATCGTCAGCGCCATGTGCGCATTCTGTTCGACCAGGAAGATCGTCACCCCCGCGGCGTTGATTTCTTTGATGATGTCGAAGATCCGCCGGACGATCAGCGGCGCCAGCCCGAGGCTCGGTTCATCCAGCAGCAGCAGTTTCGGCCGAGACATCAACGCCCGCGCGATCGCCAGCATCTGCTGTTCACCGCCGCTGAGCGTGCCGGATTTTTGATCTTTACGTTCGCGCAGAATCGGGAACCGCTCGTACGCCTGTTCCACATCCGCAGCGATCTGGTCCTTGTCGCGCCGCTGGTAAGCGCCCAGCAGGAGGTTGTCGCGCACGGAGAGGTGCGGAAAGACCTGCCGGCCCTCGGGCACGTGAACGATGCCATGGTGCACGATCGTATGAGGCTTTAAGCCGTTCAATTTGAGCTCGCCGTCGCTGCCGCGATCGCCCAGCCATTCCATGCGCCCGCTGTTGGGTTTCAGCAGGCCACTGATCGTTCGCAGCAGCGTCGTTTTACCGGCGCCGTTCGAGCCGATGAGCGTGACGATCTCCCCCGCCCGCACGTCGAGCGAAACACCGTGCAGCGCGCGGATGGCGCCGTACGACACGTCGAGATCGCTCACGCGAAGCAGGACGTTTCGCTCCGTCGCGGTCGGGCCGGCGGCGTCGCTGGGGAGGCG
Encoded here:
- a CDS encoding ABC transporter ATP-binding protein codes for the protein MNDRLPSDAAGPTATERNVLLRVSDLDVSYGAIRALHGVSLDVRAGEIVTLIGSNGAGKTTLLRTISGLLKPNSGRMEWLGDRGSDGELKLNGLKPHTIVHHGIVHVPEGRQVFPHLSVRDNLLLGAYQRRDKDQIAADVEQAYERFPILRERKDQKSGTLSGGEQQMLAIARALMSRPKLLLLDEPSLGLAPLIVRRIFDIIKEINAAGVTIFLVEQNAHMALTIADRAYVLQCGEVVRADAASKLLQDDEVKKAYLGG